In a genomic window of Jaculus jaculus isolate mJacJac1 chromosome 8, mJacJac1.mat.Y.cur, whole genome shotgun sequence:
- the LOC101603359 gene encoding probable ribonuclease 11 isoform X2, with the protein MLSGLGIRMKYSIISEMETFLLLLLGLGLALAGPSESIMEMMKEECVMEETQCATVESGQVKYTVGILMNLTLFDKNTSLRLLKDPMASSLLMFRGLSYSIPKGNILGSDKYYCDGMMTWRKVLEENRSCKLSNDFIHGFMGIIHKVSKASHWKCGQIPAVSYSESPGMQNVICKVTKGKQVPGCQSHSVTSLKKMLTVMTSHSLMSWLVSSSKL; encoded by the coding sequence AATGAAGTATAGTATTATATCTGAGATGGAGACCTTCTTGCTGCTATTGCTTGGGCTGGGATTGGCTCTTGCAGGACcttcagaaagcatcatggagATGATGAAAGAAGAATGTGTGATGGAAGAGACACAATGTGCTACTGTGGAAAGTGGCCAAGTAAAATACACTGTTGGGATATTAATGAATTTGACTCTGTTTGATAAAAATACCAGTCTTAGATTATTGAAGGATCCAATGGCTTCCTCACTACTGATGTTCAGAGGATTATCTTACAGCATTCCCAAGGGAAACATTTTAGGGAGTGATAAGTACTATTGTGATGGCATGATGACTTGGAGAaaagttttagaagaaaataGGTCATGCAAATTGAGCAATGACTTCATACATGGATTTATGGGCATAATACACAAGGTTTCCAAGGCCTCCCACTGGAAATGTGGACAGATTCCTGCTgtcagctacagtgagagcccAGGAATGCAGAATGTGATATGCAAGGTCACTAAAGGCAAACAGGTCCCTGGGTGCCAGTCCCACAGTGTTACCTCATTAAAGAAAATGTTGACAGTGATGACAAGTCATTCTCTGATGAGCTGGCTAGTCAGTAGCTCTAAATTGTAA